The genomic DNA aacttttttttctttaattttgcaaggttattttgttttgcttccAATTAAAGATCAATCACGCTTCTTTCTAATCTCAAGGAATATTTGTATcctatttttatgtttaaaatttgatgATGCATTAGAAAAGTAAATATGAATACGGGTCATTGAATTATTCCTTACTCTGCATTTTTTCTGCTCTATGCAACAATTGTTTTATTTGTAGGTCTTGTACTCTGGTAGCACAAACAAGAATGCTTTCAAGGCACTTATTGCTGCTGAGTACAGTGGTATCCAGGTGGACCTTGCTCCCAATTTTCAGATGGGGGTTACCAATAAAACTCCTGAATTTCTTAAGATGAATCCCATTGGAAAGGTAATTAATTACTCTTAGAGAAAATAATTCAAGTACTCAGGTAGAGTTCTTGTTCTATTTGCTCACCCATTTGTTTGTTTTGTACAGATTCCTGTGCTTGAAACCCCCAATGGTGCTATCTTTGAAAGCAATGCAATAGCACGTTATGGTtagattcatttttttatttatttatctttactCCTTTCAAAAAGTAAAAAAGGCTCTTTTGATTGACAGTTGTGACTTTGTAACTTGTTTATGCAGTTACTCGTCTGAAACCTAACAATCCTCTTTATGGTTCTTCATCAATTGAATATGTAAGACATCCTACTccttttgttattttttgttcTCTTACTCGTTACCTTTGGGTTATATCTTGACGGTTTCAATCATTTGCTGAAATCTCTTTGAGAAACTTAAGAGATTCCTcgtgaattttttttcaaatataaaagttCAGCATCTTCCCATGAATTGGTAAAGTGAGAATCATATTGTTATATAGGAATGTTTTGTTatcaaacttttttttcatGTTGATCTTCATCtgaaaatcttatatttttgttatgtttctCAAAAATCACAATGACCTGTACAATAATCTGTATCATGATCTAAAAATATGATCCAGGAAAAAATCTCTAATAccaaaaatattacattataatttgaatcagtctagaaaacaattttatacaaaatgaaataacaaaTAATCTGGATCATAATCCAGAAATATGTTATACCCAACTGAAAAATCACTTTCAACTTGAACTTTGGCAATTTAAGAATTGTTATTCTGATAaggattttgatttttgacaaaATACCAGTTTATGTTTTAACCAAAGTTGATGAAACTCTTTATAGATCTTGTGCTTACAGTTATAGTCAATATTCATTTCTTTTTACAGGGTCAGATTGATCAGTGGGTTGATTTTGCAACATTAGAGATTGATGCTCACCTTGGGACTTGGTTCAGACCAAGAATGGGCTATGGTGCTTATCTTCCTCCTGTAAGTTCCTTTCTCCTCGGTTTCTCATTGTCGCTTGATCATTCAGAAAAAAATGTTGGTAAAACATTCTTATGATATTTTCCTGTTATGTACACTGGTCTATAGCATCTCTGCTTTGGTTTTATTTGGTTAGAGAGATTTAGGTACAGAAACAAAAAGGACAAAATTATTCTATGTATTTTCATATGAAAACTGAATGATGATATTTTTAACTGTGAAGGCCGAGGAAGCTGCCATTACTGCCCTTAAAAGAGCTCTTGGTGCTTTGAATACACATCTGACTTCAAACACTTTCCTCGTTGGCCATTCTGTGACCTTTGCTGACATCATATTGACATGCAATTTATACAGTGGATTCTCCCGCCTCATGACTAAGAGTTTCACCTCTGAGTTCCCTCATGTGGAAAGATACTTTTGGACATTGGTGAATCAACCTAATTTCAGCAAGATCTTGGGTGAGGTAAAGCAAACTGATTCCATTCCACCAGTTCCATCCACAAAGAAGCCGGCTCAGCCAAAagaaattaaaccaaaaaccaaGGATGAGCCTAAGAAGGAAGCACCAAAAGAAGTAGCAAAGCCAAAAGATGTGAATGTGGAAGAAGAGGATGCTCCAAAACCCAAAGCAAAGAATCCTCTTGATTTGCTTCCTCCAAGTAAGATGATATTGGATGACTGGAAGAGACTGTATTCCAACACGAAGACTAACTTCCGTGAAGTTGCTATCAAGGGTATGTTCTTTCATCACATGTTGgtattttttttcgttttgaCTATTATGaaatctgaaaaaataatattattttttctaaataaagtGCCTATTTTTCTTCCTTAACTTTAGAGTTAGTCTGATTTTGCTCCCTAAGTAACCcatatgatattaaaaaattattcattgcaagaataatttatttcttttccaaTTATATAAAGAAAGATCCAAATCAACAGATGTGACACAGACACAAGGTGTTAGTATCtttaaggtcttgtttgatgttggttatttgagattaattccaaataacccactttatttgagattatattattcaaatctcaAAAAAGTTTTGAGTGTGTTTGCAGTCTAGATGCTTAGTTTGCGGAGATTAGTTGCACTTCGAACGAGTTGTAGAACCCAGcgttataaaaaaatgtttaaaatattaaatgatttaacTTGGTAATATAGTATCTTGTCTacaaaagacaactttaacccttggaaataattaaattagtcaCTATAAGGGTACCATAGTCTTGTAAGTACTTTTACAACATTTGTTTCACATTTTATCAAATGAACTTGCATATCAAGGACTTTAAATTCAGTTATATTGTTTGGTTTATTTCAGcattgagaaatgattaggagagagaatttgggtGAGAGAATTTGAAAGAGAATGATTGCCAATCTGATtagttgaaaaattaataaattttttcttttctctctcttcacccTTTATCTTTTTTTGGCCTCTCATtacttaattttcatttttatccaAGAGTCATGTTTAGTTATCAAACTATTTTTGTATATAGATTCAAATATAGaaataaaaccctaatttctttTCCAGGTTTTTGGGACATGTATGATCCTGAGGGATACTCTCTTTGGTTTTGCAACTACAAATACAACGATGAGAATATGGTTTCCTTTGTCACCCTTAATAAGGTCAGTGGATTCCTTCAGCGAATGGATCTAACTCGCAAGTATGCTTTTGGAAAGATGCTTGTGATTGGTTCTGAGCCGCCTTTCAAGGTGAAGGGATTGTGGATCTTCCGTGGACAGGAAATTCCTCAGTTTGTTATCGATGAGTGTTATGATATGGAGCTTTATGAGTGGACAAAGGTTGACCTTTCAGATGAAGAGCAGAAGGAGAGGGTTAACCAAATGATCGAGGATCAAGAACCGTTTGAAGGAGAGGCACTTTTGGATGCCAAATGCTTTAAGTAGATGAGAATCTAAACACAGTTGGTAAAGAATCAAGTTTTGTTGGATctttatttcacattttatttttgtggGTGTTTGTTCAAAGTGAAGCTGTTATTCTCATTGAGTTTTATATTACggttttattatatgtttttgttattGAGATGGTCATACTGATAATGGAACTTATTTATTCAGGCTTTTTAGTTACTTGTAGAAATAATGTTAAGATTTTGTTTTGCAATTTTTAAGGAAATAACTGCTATAAGCACTTAAATCTTTTATCAAATCATAAGAGCACGACTGGGAGGCAGCGACTGGGAGAGCGTGGGgtggaataaataaataaaaatataataaaaataataattaaaacacattctctccttttattaattaatttttttcattattattttactcatttatttgatatttattatttctcatatttaactgttaaaataactcaataatttacaacaagttcttacattaaatattttaataatgtgtaaataaattctaaactctaaaccttaaactctaaatcctaaattttaaaccctaaactctcaattattattattattttttttaatttcacccTGTCAACCCACATAGGCATCGCTGTCTCAAGTTGCgttctctatcatttttcatttttttaatcccACCAACCACCTCATACAAACTAGAATacctaaatataaaaaaaaacaattaaaaaatgataattcttcaaaaacatttataaattttaactagtcaaattaattagaaaatttgaaaatgatacCTTGCTTTATTTGAGAATGGACtcattgaattaaaaaaaaattaacaggagaatattgatatatatatacatatatattaaataaaaaataataatataaaataaatgatattttaatattttattacactatatttataaaaataaagattaatggTTGATATAATGTGAATCACGTGGGCACTTATGAACTACAGACATGTTAGCAGCTTTGTGCTTTCTTCCATCATTCACAGCAAATGAAGCTCGTTCGTTGCCTTTATCTCTCCCGGTAGCACTGCGACGACTTAGTCACTGGTCGGTCGAACAACAATGGCCTTCACCCCTGCTTCGTTGAACTTACCCGGCCATCATTTTCCTTCTCCCATTACCAATTTCCTCAAATCGAAACCATCGAGACGTCCCTCTTTGCCACGAAATTCCGCCATAAACAGCAATGAGCCCTCCCCATCCAAGGCCACCTTGCAAAGTTCATCATTTCCAGGTCGATCTCTCTATCTCTTTCACTCAAAACTAACTACGGTGGTCATAATTACAATTTCAAACGCTGATGAGAGGAAACCTAAAATAGTCGtgtatgatgatgatgatgttgtaGGAAAGCCAGAAGCGGATGTTGTTGTGATCGGGAGTGGGATTGGAGGCCTTTGTTGTGCAGCACTTCTAGCTAGATATGAGAAGGATGTTCTTGTATTAGAAAGCCATGATTTGCCTGGTGGTGCAGCCCATTCATTTGATATCAAGGGTTTTAAATTTGATTCTGGACCATCTCTCTTCTCAGGCTTTCAGTCTAGAGGTCCTCAGGCTAATCCTCTTGCACAGGTAATTTCAGATCCCGCCGGTGGATTCCATCTTTAAAAAGTAAATGAATTAGTGACTATAGAACCTGATAGAATAATTACTAATAGTTGTGTATGAGAATAAGAGAAAGTTAAGCTCCAAAGAGTTATGTTgaaattttacaattaattaacatttaatgttgAACTTCTATGCTTACAAATACACAAAATTCAAGAGTCTCTTGAGAAGAGAAAACGAAGTGTTTTAAAGGGCTCAAATCTGATGTTGTAGATTTGGTGCTCCACCCTATACCACCTTCACAAAAAATggttattttataagataagtcaaaattaatgaagagaaagaatgaaaagtCAACGTATATTGTGAAGGTGGTGTAGGATGGAGTACCAAATCTGCAACAACATATCTGGGGTGTCTCTAAAGAGATGAATGATTGGTCTTGAATCTTGATTTTGGAcattatgatattatattctttaataCATCTgaacaattatttttcatttgtgAGCAAGTAATGTATTTATTGAACTTTTGTAGGGAAATTGTATGATATAGGCTTTGTTTCCAACAGGTTCTTGATGCATTGGGAGAGTCTATTCCATGTGTTAACTATGACTCTTGGATGGTTTATATACCTGAAGGTGAATTCCTATCACGAATTGGACCAACTGAATTTTTCAAGGTGAAATTCTTATTCCTATTTCCTATACTACATTGTTGGATTTCATATTTCACTTATTAGGCTATGTTTGATTAGGGCTGAATTGTAGTTGGAGTTTTTTTTTAGGAGACTTGAAAtcagaaaaattaaaatcaatgttTTTTTCTCAGCCTCCAATTACTTTGTGAAAAAGAACTCGGTAATTGTACAATTCCAATTGTTTTATTTCCCCAACTACAATTcctttgaaattaaaaaataagttaaaggttgtagcttgtttgatgttaggttattttgaaataaaatattgttagatgaaaaaataggttattttgagttttaattggttgatttattataatgtatttttatatttaaaatttaaattttataaaacacaAGCAAAGatatttttgttgataaattaagtgattgaatggtttaaaaaaaaatgtgatagatgaatttttgataaaaagaaaataatatcaaatgatttttttgattattaggaatttatatatatatatatatataattataatgtttaatgttaGGTTACTGGGTTCTCACACCATAACACATGACTCACCCGCCCTTAAAATTTGGAACATTTAATTGTGCAACACACTAACCAATTAAgttatttaacatttatattttaaattcaaccaaatgattttataaatatacaacgatgaatcaatatttttttttattaattatttataagttttttttttgtaactttaGAGGACAAAGTTTCTTTTTATTGTGAGTTGAatagttatttttaatgattaatcatatcaattatatataatcatatcaaCAATCTTATTAAGTGGTGTAATGGTTAAAATGTTCTTATTACATAATAAAGATTCCTGAAAGTGATATGTGAAGAGTATGAGATCAGTAATATCATATATTTGGTGCAAAATGCTCGAAATTTGGTTATAAGATTACAAAATCGAAATTTATTTTGGGGTTCAGCAAAAAtgtcaatattaattttttaagagtGAAAGTAAgtattacattaattatatatgttagtGATGGTACTGAAAAGATATAATGTTGATAGTCAAAATGTATTTTGTTATTTGTGTTTTAGAGATTATGGTTTGTGGTTCTATTTGAAATATGTGCACATATTAAAGTGAAGGAAGTGAAGATGTTACCGAGAATGAGAGTCTTTCGGATAcaagtttgtttttttttaatttgagttgagTGATTTAgttatatcaattatatattattacatgaaattttaaatataaataaaaattcttaagtgatgtatataatgattaaaatgtTCATCCTACATAATAAAGAGTCAAAGACGAAATGAGGGTAAGAGGTTTGTAATGAGATGATTTGGTGTAAGATGCTCGAAATAAGGTACGAGATTAAtaatgagaggtcaattgaggaataaacaatatgttatggttaaatatgtgaatgtgATCGTTGTTCACCAAGTGATGGTATGATGTCGATAATTATGAGATGATTGAGTGCAAAATGTTTGGAATTAGGTCACAAGATAATATTGATTGATCAGTTGGGGAATAAGGGAGATTagtggttaaatatgtgaatgtgATTGTTAGTTGCTGAAGTGAGGAGATTagtggttaaatatgtgaatgtgATTGTTAGTTGCTGAAGTGAGGAAAAATAAGATATGATCAAATTATTGGGTGCAAAATTATTGAAGTGATGTCACAAAATTAGTAAGTTGAAATTTATCTTGGATATCGAAAAATTGtccatattaatttttaaaggttATAGTGagtatttcataaattatataggatactgttgatattttgtttgtattCTTAACAATGTAAACGTAGGAAAATTCTAGtagttcaaataatttttattctttttcatttaaaataaaaaatgcagtgaaattaaaatcaatattatttctTGAACTGCAATTCTTTGTGAAAAACAAAGTGAAAAAAAGAAGtaatatttcatttctttttattatttgtacttCCATGTCTCATTATAATTTactaattgaaatatatatatatatatatatatatatatatatatatatatataaatataaattactttttgattggtatatattaaaagtaaccaaaaaaaattaaataattttttggagAATTACAATTATAATGGTTTTTCTGTTTCAATTCTGactaaaaaagttttaaatagtCAAGTTAAACCGTCTCAtctattatctatatataatgcttaattttcaaaatgtctgaattgtcgggtcTAAGGGCGGATCCAAGTATAAGGTTGTCCAGTGTCACGGGATAAAATTTGACCCGTGTGGCACTAGGTTAGATCGACGCAAATTCTAACTAATAAGCCCTTTTacacaatgcaagaagaacttagagagagaaagaacttgagaataaaaattatatattgaataatggGTAGAATACTTGGTAATTACAATGTAATACATCTAAGGTTAAGATTTCTTATGTACTATATTAAGAATTGCCttctaattacaataattacactaatttaggatattccttctATAACTAGAATATCCCTTACTAAATTAGATATCTATtctttaattagaatatatcttccttaattagaatatcccttcttaagttaaaatatatattccttAAATAGAATATTCCTTCCTTAATTAGGATATTCCTTGGGTTGTGCCTACTTAGGCGATTACCTTGGGTTGTGCCTATTTAGGCGATTATGCCTCTCCTTGGACTAGGAAAATAGATGTACTATGAGGCCAAGGCTGTAATGAGCCTCGATATCCCCTTGGATGCATCGTGACAataatgggccgtgacattctccccacctaagtcgtggctATCCTCGTTCGACCTTGGATCGGTACTCTTTAATCTTCTGCCTGAATTGACAAAAGAGATCCTCTCTTTCCCAACAATTCTCGACATCGGATAGACCTTTCCCCCACGCCTCTCAATTTTTAACGGTACCTCGTATTTGCGCACAAGCCACTTGAGCAAAGATTGTAGAGACTTACATTGATGCATGAGTAATTTCCCTATTCCTCGGTCCACCTCTTTGAACTCGACTGCACGCCTCTTCAGACCTGtccctttcttcatcttcttggtaTCTTCATCCAAAGATGTCCGAGCAAGATCTGCTTCATTTCCTAAGGATTTGGCGAGAGTGAAGGTGGACTGACTTTGACCAACGTAACATGTGGTCAAACTGTGTGGATTTGATGGTTTGTGGTGTCTTTGGTCTTGAGCCCCTCGAAGGTTTCGACACACGCTATCTGGACTTCCTCGAGTGCTTCTTCTTTTCCCTTGGACCCATCCCCATCTTGACAATAGTGGCAAAAGTCTTTTTACCATTATTGCGACTTCGGCTGAAATGCATTGCCAAGAACATGCACATACTCTCTGATTCTCTTCTTGTTGGTATCACTCTAGTATTTCCGTGatccaaaataattaaggaaTTAGAATGAGGAACTATACAAGCGCGTACCTGATCGAACCATTGTAGTCCCAACACTACATCGTAGTCATTCATAGGGACTAATGTAAATGAGACTGTCCCATTCCAGGCTCCGATCCTGGTGTGCACTTTTTTAGCTCCCCGGTTACCAGCTTGGCTGTTGTACTCATAGACTTTACCGTCCCTCTTGTTGGGTGGATACGAAGACCCAACGCATTGGCCACTCCTTCACGAATGAAGTTGTGAGTAGCTCTGGTATCCACTAGTGCTTTGATGCGCCTTCCCCCGATCAAGTCATCCACGAATATCAAGCCCCTCTTTGTTCTCTTAATCGGTTCCGCGATACTAGCCTTCACAACATTGAGCAGTCTTAAGGATCATAAGGATCCTATTTGAGTCTCTTCTTCCTCATTAGAGTACTCAGATCTTTTAACCGCTGTAACATTTTCCCCCTTAAGCGGGTACATAAACTTTAAGTGATTATGTGCACCACAAATATAGAAGACTCTTGACTTACTTGATTCGTCAGCTTGCCTCCTTGAGTTGTTGTGTGGATGCCCTTCTTGGCTGGGCGGTCTTCCCCACCTTTCTCCTTATCATGTGGGCGATCTCCCCCACCTTCCTCCTCATCATCCCTGAGGATCTTTGGTCTGTCCACAGACACTCTGAGCTCTAACAGTCTTTCTATAACTGTAATTGCCTCGGAGACGTTCTGCACCTTGTCCCTTTGCAGCTCTAATTGCGCCCAAGTCTTTAGGTCATTAATAAACGCGAACAAAGCCTCCTGTTCCGTTAGACTAGGTAATTTGAGCATCAATATTTAGAAGTCCTTCACACACTCCTTGATGGTCCTGTTGTGCACAAGTTGACTTAACCGCTTTCGTGCCTCAAAATCAGCATTCTCTAGAAAGAATTGGCGCTTAaactcggtcttgaagtctTCCCATGTTTCCATCCTCAACGTATCTCGTTCAATGTCTACTTCATGCCTTCTTCACCACATTAACGCCATCTTTATTAGGAAGAAAGGGGTCGTCTGCAACTTGGTGCGAACATCAAGTATGCTTGATGCCCGAAAATACCGTTCCATGCTCTAAAGGAAGTCCTCaacttcccttgcactcctcgagCCTTTGAACGAAGTTGTCTTAGGAATATCCATTCGATGAGGTGCCACACCTCGAAGTTCCCCTCCATTCCACCCAATCCGACCTTCCATCGTATCGAGCCTCCCCATCATTTCCCTTCGAAGAGTGTCGATCATCGCATGGATTTATCCTCGGATTGTCCCAATTACTTCTTGTCGGATATAATTAATCTTCCCTCGAACCGATCCCAGCACTTCGTCACGAATGCTACGATTCAAATTGTTAATGATCCCCATGACCTCATTCTCCAACTATTCACTTTTCTCATTCTATATCGTCACCCTATTGGCCACCGCGCTAAACACTTCGAGAGTTTCTTGGTGCTTGCTTATGCCTTCTTCA from Impatiens glandulifera chromosome 9, dImpGla2.1, whole genome shotgun sequence includes the following:
- the LOC124914443 gene encoding elongation factor 1-gamma-like, producing the protein MALVLYSGSTNKNAFKALIAAEYSGIQVDLAPNFQMGVTNKTPEFLKMNPIGKIPVLETPNGAIFESNAIARYVTRLKPNNPLYGSSSIEYGQIDQWVDFATLEIDAHLGTWFRPRMGYGAYLPPAEEAAITALKRALGALNTHLTSNTFLVGHSVTFADIILTCNLYSGFSRLMTKSFTSEFPHVERYFWTLVNQPNFSKILGEVKQTDSIPPVPSTKKPAQPKEIKPKTKDEPKKEAPKEVAKPKDVNVEEEDAPKPKAKNPLDLLPPSKMILDDWKRLYSNTKTNFREVAIKGFWDMYDPEGYSLWFCNYKYNDENMVSFVTLNKVSGFLQRMDLTRKYAFGKMLVIGSEPPFKVKGLWIFRGQEIPQFVIDECYDMELYEWTKVDLSDEEQKERVNQMIEDQEPFEGEALLDAKCFK